The Sediminispirochaeta smaragdinae DSM 11293 genome has a segment encoding these proteins:
- the iolN gene encoding 3-dehydro-scyllo-inosose hydrolase produces the protein MKAKEKKWLTTDYPEIVFEDTGVGRMKKELFDASDKEIDAVLEAYGIPSEPELGKAGTYIQNTPRAEAVAKRKKNDVVLVPIGCSECHGDHNNTGLDTFMVTQICEGVRRYTAKQGREVNLALPPINYGGHPYHHLGMPGTIIIPGEIVREMVIYTMLGLWNDGYRKIILVNNHGHLWNLVDAIQEFMKRFQLPAIVQVIDWHRAVREFFFCTDKKDSMETNFIHAAEAETSTALLLFKEMVNMKYVRDAVGEGFLPDGHFDLSVDPYRRPHRWSEGEGHSAIERAATPEGVVGFPSKADPYKAKRPIAAILKYLTMMVNDILDAFPAGTLPPTEKISLRDPDELAPFLQEPWSEGWKSVYELPAIGPFVKH, from the coding sequence ATGAAGGCAAAAGAGAAGAAATGGCTTACAACCGATTATCCTGAAATCGTTTTTGAAGATACCGGAGTCGGTAGGATGAAAAAGGAGTTGTTCGATGCCTCCGACAAAGAGATTGATGCCGTCTTGGAAGCGTATGGTATCCCCTCTGAACCGGAACTGGGAAAGGCTGGAACATATATTCAAAATACCCCGCGAGCGGAAGCCGTTGCCAAACGCAAAAAAAATGATGTGGTCCTCGTTCCTATTGGCTGCTCTGAATGCCATGGCGATCACAACAATACCGGTCTTGATACCTTTATGGTTACCCAGATTTGTGAGGGCGTAAGACGCTATACGGCGAAACAGGGGCGTGAAGTGAATCTGGCGCTTCCTCCTATAAACTATGGTGGCCATCCTTATCACCATCTGGGGATGCCGGGGACGATCATCATTCCGGGAGAAATTGTAAGGGAGATGGTGATCTACACCATGCTTGGGCTGTGGAACGACGGATACCGAAAGATCATTCTCGTAAACAATCATGGTCATCTTTGGAATCTGGTAGATGCCATACAGGAGTTTATGAAACGTTTTCAGTTGCCTGCGATTGTACAGGTTATTGACTGGCATAGAGCGGTTCGCGAGTTCTTTTTTTGTACTGATAAAAAAGACAGCATGGAAACGAATTTTATCCATGCGGCCGAGGCCGAGACCTCTACGGCCCTGTTGCTGTTCAAAGAAATGGTTAACATGAAATATGTGCGGGATGCAGTAGGTGAGGGTTTTTTACCGGACGGCCATTTTGATCTTTCTGTTGATCCCTATAGAAGACCTCATCGCTGGTCGGAGGGGGAGGGGCATAGTGCCATCGAACGCGCCGCTACACCGGAAGGTGTTGTTGGGTTCCCCAGCAAAGCCGATCCCTACAAAGCAAAACGCCCCATCGCAGCTATCCTTAAATATTTGACCATGATGGTTAATGATATCCTGGACGCCTTCCCTGCGGGAACGTTACCCCCGACGGAGAAAATTTCGTTGCGTGATCCTGATGAGCTTGCACCTTTCTTGCAGGAACCGTGGTCTGAAGGCTGGAAGTCCGTATACGAACTGCCTGCCATCGGCCCCTTTGTCAAACACTAA
- a CDS encoding type II toxin-antitoxin system Phd/YefM family antitoxin has protein sequence MNLKEDIKPISYIKTNAADMLKRVNDTHNPIVITQNGEAKAVLLDTESYQDMRNSLGILKILADGEKAAEDGKVYSQKDVFDMMENKLNKMKEKE, from the coding sequence ATGAATTTGAAAGAAGATATCAAACCAATATCGTATATAAAGACAAATGCTGCTGATATGCTGAAACGAGTTAATGATACTCACAATCCGATTGTGATAACTCAAAACGGAGAAGCAAAAGCCGTTCTTTTAGATACCGAATCATACCAGGATATGCGGAATAGCCTTGGAATATTGAAAATCCTTGCTGATGGGGAAAAAGCTGCTGAAGATGGAAAAGTTTATAGTCAAAAGGACGTTTTCGACATGATGGAGAATAAGCTGAATAAAATGAAAGAAAAAGAATAG
- a CDS encoding DUF190 domain-containing protein, protein MIQYRSIKVYTRERARYKGKELSSAIVSYIRSLKISARCMVFRGSEGCYENGEIVTNKLVALSNDMPIMVEILLPIAESQPVIEKLTSMVDDGIISTSPAEIALFRTPSSLIPPHLLVRDVMTEQPVTAHPDWSVRETIQRLVDEHLKALPVTDKQGNVVGMVTQGDLMKHGGMPIRLGLLSTLPKEERSTWMEKSNNRNLSEIMTPHPQTINADQKVSEALHLMVRKALKRLPVVDGNGKLCGILARIDLLRLLSSKVQTAHETSGPSTGGNQLQLVRDVVLRDRLALPSHMPLREAIDILAQKAAQRAAVIDTDKHLVGLVTDSILMRVIDKKTSTILPLRRFAARRAESLQLSQVMKREVVRVTEETSVDEAIRLMTEQGLKRIPVVDAEGKFCGMIRRDSILIALSRSI, encoded by the coding sequence ATGATCCAGTATCGGTCGATCAAAGTCTACACAAGAGAGAGGGCCCGCTATAAAGGAAAGGAACTTTCCTCCGCAATTGTTTCGTATATCCGCTCACTGAAAATATCGGCACGCTGCATGGTGTTCCGGGGTAGCGAAGGATGCTATGAAAACGGTGAGATTGTAACCAACAAGCTGGTGGCGCTCTCAAACGATATGCCCATCATGGTTGAGATTCTTCTGCCGATAGCTGAATCTCAGCCGGTTATTGAAAAGCTCACCTCGATGGTGGATGACGGCATCATCAGCACATCCCCCGCCGAGATAGCCTTGTTCAGGACCCCTTCGAGCCTCATTCCTCCTCATCTCCTTGTCCGGGATGTCATGACCGAACAGCCGGTCACCGCACATCCCGATTGGTCGGTTCGGGAGACAATCCAGCGCCTCGTTGATGAGCATCTGAAAGCACTCCCGGTTACCGACAAACAGGGTAACGTGGTGGGCATGGTGACCCAGGGGGATCTTATGAAGCACGGAGGAATGCCGATCCGCCTTGGTCTGCTTTCCACCCTGCCGAAAGAGGAGCGCAGTACGTGGATGGAAAAAAGCAACAATCGAAATCTATCCGAGATCATGACACCGCATCCGCAAACCATCAATGCAGATCAAAAGGTTTCCGAAGCCCTGCATCTTATGGTCCGCAAAGCCCTGAAGCGTTTGCCGGTCGTCGACGGGAATGGAAAACTCTGCGGGATTCTGGCAAGAATCGATCTGCTGCGCCTTCTCTCATCCAAGGTACAAACCGCCCACGAGACCTCAGGTCCATCGACCGGCGGCAATCAGCTTCAACTGGTACGTGATGTCGTCCTACGCGACAGACTTGCCCTTCCGTCCCATATGCCGCTAAGAGAAGCCATAGACATATTGGCGCAAAAGGCGGCACAGCGCGCCGCCGTAATCGATACCGACAAGCATCTTGTCGGCCTTGTCACCGATTCGATCCTCATGAGGGTCATCGACAAAAAGACATCGACCATCCTTCCGCTTCGGCGCTTTGCCGCACGCCGTGCCGAATCGTTACAGCTCTCTCAAGTAATGAAACGAGAGGTCGTACGGGTGACCGAGGAGACTTCCGTCGACGAAGCAATCAGGCTCATGACGGAGCAGGGCCTCAAGAGGATTCCGGTGGTCGATGCAGAGGGGAAATTCTGCGGAATGATTCGCCGCGATTCCATTTTGATCGCCCTTTCCCGGTCGATATAG
- a CDS encoding type II toxin-antitoxin system RelE/ParE family toxin, with protein MNKQEVIWTEPVLKDLNEIIEYISFDSVPTAIKQYERIKETAGKLELCSEQGRIIPELQNENIVKYREMIIRPWRLMYRMEGKKVLILALIDGRRNIEDILIKRNLR; from the coding sequence ATGAATAAGCAAGAAGTGATTTGGACAGAACCAGTTTTAAAGGATTTGAATGAGATAATCGAGTATATTTCTTTTGATTCTGTACCTACAGCAATAAAGCAATATGAAAGAATCAAGGAAACAGCAGGAAAATTGGAATTATGTTCCGAACAGGGAAGAATAATCCCTGAATTACAAAATGAAAATATAGTAAAATATCGTGAGATGATAATACGTCCCTGGCGATTGATGTACAGGATGGAAGGGAAGAAAGTGCTGATATTGGCTTTAATAGATGGAAGAAGGAATATCGAAGATATATTGATAAAGAGAAATTTGCGATAA
- the glgX gene encoding glycogen debranching protein GlgX: MELSTDKKQRTIEPGHPLPLGAYITGRGAQFSIFSRNATAVCLLLFDKANDTNPSETYQLDPKQNKTGDIWHIHIHGLKTGQFYLFQIDGPFEPAAGHRFDPAALIIDPYAKAIAQERPWVEWRRELTPKCVVVNDYFDWQGDKPLNYPLRDCIIYEAHVGGLTRHRSASSAAPGSYKAVIEKIPYFKELGITSIEFLPVHEFNPREFSRYNPVNGALLTNYWGYSTVGFFAPACGYSSSGCEGDQVHEFKEMVRELHKAGIEVVLDIVFNHTAEGNNEGPTFSFRGLDNSIYYILTPDRKGYMNYSGCGNTMNCNHPIVRSLILDCLHYWVMEMHVDGFRFDLGSILGRDGSGKLLENPPIIERIAEDPVLRDTKIIAEAWDAAGTYQVGSFPGGRWAEWNDRFRDDVRRFWLDEPGMIAALAMRFSGSSDLYRKTGRKPFHSINFITSHDGFTLNDLVSYNTKHNEMNGEENRDGNNANLSFNHGIEGPSDDPKIESDRNRTAKNFLATLLLATGTPMLLGGDEFRRTQQGNNNAYCQDNEISWFDWELLQRHGDVFRFCKELIKFRRRHPAFKRFDFFSGKDISSNGLMDISWYNERCKAVNWNRKENRLAILIDGSKAETQADKDDNDFYLMFNATGEDTHFTLAPPPSCKIWRRKIDTAEDVDILEMGTSLLLSDQGSYMVKARSVVVLVSDPTE; the protein is encoded by the coding sequence ATGGAGTTATCAACCGATAAGAAACAGCGGACCATAGAACCGGGGCATCCCCTGCCCCTCGGGGCCTACATTACGGGGCGGGGAGCACAGTTCAGCATTTTCTCACGTAATGCCACGGCGGTCTGCCTTTTGCTCTTCGACAAGGCTAATGACACAAACCCTTCGGAAACATATCAGCTTGATCCGAAACAAAACAAGACCGGGGACATCTGGCATATCCATATACATGGGCTAAAAACAGGTCAATTCTACCTTTTTCAGATCGACGGCCCTTTTGAGCCTGCAGCGGGCCATCGCTTTGATCCGGCGGCCCTGATCATAGATCCGTATGCAAAGGCAATTGCACAAGAAAGGCCGTGGGTCGAGTGGCGGCGGGAGTTGACGCCCAAATGCGTGGTGGTGAACGACTATTTTGATTGGCAGGGAGATAAACCTCTCAACTATCCATTGCGTGACTGCATCATCTATGAGGCACATGTTGGAGGATTGACCCGTCATCGTTCTGCATCATCCGCCGCTCCCGGCAGCTACAAGGCTGTTATCGAAAAGATTCCCTATTTCAAAGAACTGGGAATCACCAGCATAGAATTCCTTCCGGTCCATGAGTTCAACCCGCGGGAGTTTTCCCGGTACAATCCCGTCAACGGAGCTTTGCTGACAAACTACTGGGGCTACAGCACCGTAGGTTTCTTCGCCCCGGCCTGCGGTTACTCATCTTCCGGCTGCGAGGGGGATCAGGTTCATGAGTTCAAGGAGATGGTGCGGGAGCTGCACAAGGCGGGGATAGAAGTGGTCCTCGACATTGTTTTCAATCATACAGCCGAAGGCAATAACGAGGGACCAACCTTCTCCTTTCGGGGACTGGACAATAGTATCTACTACATCCTCACCCCGGACCGCAAGGGCTATATGAACTACTCGGGCTGTGGAAATACCATGAATTGCAACCACCCTATTGTCCGATCGTTGATTCTCGACTGCCTCCACTACTGGGTCATGGAGATGCATGTGGACGGTTTCCGTTTCGATCTGGGGTCGATCCTCGGCAGGGACGGTAGCGGAAAACTCCTCGAAAACCCTCCCATCATAGAACGGATAGCAGAGGACCCGGTGCTTAGAGACACCAAGATCATTGCAGAGGCATGGGATGCCGCAGGGACCTACCAGGTCGGAAGTTTTCCCGGCGGACGGTGGGCGGAGTGGAACGATCGTTTTCGGGACGATGTCCGCCGCTTCTGGCTCGACGAGCCCGGCATGATCGCCGCCCTGGCCATGCGCTTCTCAGGGAGTTCGGATCTGTACAGGAAAACAGGGAGAAAACCCTTCCACAGCATCAACTTCATCACTTCCCACGACGGTTTTACCCTGAATGATCTGGTCAGCTACAATACAAAACATAATGAGATGAACGGAGAAGAAAATCGGGACGGTAACAATGCAAACCTCTCCTTTAATCACGGCATAGAGGGACCGAGCGACGACCCGAAGATCGAATCGGATCGAAATCGCACGGCAAAGAACTTCCTTGCAACCCTTCTCCTTGCAACGGGAACACCAATGCTGCTGGGGGGAGATGAGTTTCGACGAACGCAACAGGGCAACAACAATGCCTACTGCCAGGATAATGAAATTTCCTGGTTCGACTGGGAACTTCTGCAACGCCATGGGGATGTATTCAGATTTTGTAAGGAGCTGATCAAATTCCGTCGACGACACCCCGCATTTAAACGCTTCGACTTTTTCTCGGGCAAGGATATCAGCAGCAATGGACTCATGGATATTTCCTGGTATAACGAAAGGTGCAAGGCGGTAAACTGGAATAGAAAAGAAAACCGTCTGGCTATCCTTATCGACGGGAGCAAGGCCGAAACCCAGGCAGACAAGGACGACAACGATTTTTACCTCATGTTCAACGCAACAGGTGAGGACACCCATTTTACCCTGGCCCCACCCCCATCGTGCAAGATATGGCGCCGAAAAATCGACACCGCCGAGGACGTCGACATCCTCGAAATGGGAACAAGTCTACTTCTCAGCGACCAAGGCAGCTATATGGTAAAGGCACGCTCCGTCGTGGTCCTTGTATCCGATCCAACAGAGTGA
- a CDS encoding FadR/GntR family transcriptional regulator, producing MDNVKPVKQKTVVFQVIEQLKQMIATGRLKPNEKVPNEYELAEMFGVGRSSIREALKIFQYLGVVELRNPKGTFICENSNISSESLLWSMLLGKKDFTDLVELRLVLEHQGLWYLMDHYKTNKHLLTSTIDKLNQEVKNMDKAIKSSDIQKRIEADYNFHGHIIEVCNNNIFNNLYRTMKLFMYEEINTAQRGLEDTTSVIQNHIDLIESIEKGDFYRATEKFRKHIKDIDSLLDAGLKHEH from the coding sequence ATGGATAATGTGAAGCCTGTAAAACAAAAAACTGTAGTGTTCCAGGTAATTGAACAGCTAAAGCAGATGATTGCTACTGGGCGTCTGAAGCCAAATGAAAAGGTTCCAAACGAATATGAATTGGCAGAAATGTTCGGGGTCGGCCGATCTTCGATACGGGAAGCCTTAAAGATATTCCAGTATCTTGGTGTTGTCGAACTGAGGAATCCCAAAGGAACGTTTATTTGTGAGAATTCAAATATATCGTCGGAATCGCTTCTTTGGTCGATGTTATTAGGAAAAAAGGATTTTACCGACCTTGTGGAGCTTCGGCTCGTATTGGAGCACCAAGGGCTCTGGTACCTTATGGATCATTATAAGACAAACAAGCATCTTCTTACCTCAACAATTGATAAGTTAAACCAAGAAGTAAAAAACATGGACAAGGCAATAAAAAGCAGCGACATACAGAAACGAATCGAGGCCGATTACAATTTTCATGGACACATTATTGAAGTCTGTAATAATAACATCTTTAACAACCTCTATCGAACAATGAAATTGTTTATGTATGAAGAAATAAACACGGCGCAACGGGGCTTGGAGGATACAACATCAGTCATACAAAACCACATCGATCTTATAGAATCCATCGAGAAAGGGGATTTTTATCGGGCAACAGAAAAGTTTAGAAAGCATATTAAAGATATCGATTCTCTGTTGGATGCCGGTCTAAAACATGAACATTGA
- a CDS encoding radical SAM protein yields MEDRRFSDVLEKAAEQAIDRDEALLLFRESEEFSAAQELFKTASLVRNKLLGTTFRWTGGIASVLTCNLQPLCLYCPYWTQPKEPLSMEEILRAARYLKEHGVRDYHLSAGTTLGSDGREMVEIVETIRREADADSTITVNCGAALSMESIIELKNLGVTRIGASFETINRKLFDEVKPGDSFEEKEKLCRMVCEAGLELGSGLLAGVGCTDCKDDCAIVNGGKVTKSRYEDYVDFMFFIRQYPNLKSVYVSRFFPFTGIPMTEHPRCSAMEGARIIAVMRLVLRDIRIGPAAGWSYDDIPLWVAAGGGNEIGGIHITREPPYKGSWYMHQALDYRDHLEYRNTVSTATRFLKEMGIEVRY; encoded by the coding sequence ATGGAAGATAGACGTTTTTCCGATGTGTTGGAAAAGGCCGCGGAACAGGCTATCGATAGAGACGAAGCTCTTCTTTTGTTCCGCGAAAGCGAAGAATTTTCTGCCGCCCAGGAACTCTTTAAGACAGCCAGCCTGGTACGAAATAAGCTCCTTGGTACAACCTTTCGGTGGACGGGAGGTATTGCCAGTGTGCTTACCTGTAATCTTCAGCCGCTGTGCCTGTACTGTCCTTACTGGACGCAACCGAAAGAGCCTCTATCGATGGAAGAGATCTTGCGGGCTGCCCGCTATCTCAAGGAACATGGCGTTCGTGACTATCATCTGAGTGCAGGAACCACTTTAGGCAGCGACGGAAGAGAGATGGTTGAAATCGTAGAGACAATCCGCCGCGAGGCAGATGCGGATTCCACCATTACCGTCAATTGCGGGGCCGCATTGTCCATGGAGTCTATTATTGAGCTGAAAAACCTGGGGGTGACACGCATCGGTGCTTCCTTCGAAACGATCAACCGAAAGCTTTTTGACGAGGTGAAACCGGGAGACAGCTTCGAGGAAAAGGAAAAGCTTTGCCGGATGGTCTGTGAAGCAGGTCTCGAACTGGGAAGCGGATTGTTGGCCGGAGTCGGATGTACGGATTGCAAAGACGATTGTGCCATTGTCAACGGGGGAAAGGTGACGAAAAGTCGCTATGAAGATTATGTTGATTTTATGTTCTTTATTCGACAGTACCCGAACCTGAAGAGTGTCTATGTTAGTCGGTTTTTCCCCTTTACTGGTATCCCCATGACGGAGCATCCACGCTGCTCGGCTATGGAAGGTGCGCGAATCATAGCCGTGATGCGTCTGGTCTTGCGGGATATCCGTATCGGCCCTGCTGCCGGATGGAGTTATGACGATATCCCCCTTTGGGTTGCGGCAGGGGGAGGCAATGAGATCGGAGGCATCCATATCACAAGAGAGCCCCCATATAAGGGAAGCTGGTACATGCATCAAGCCTTGGATTACCGAGACCACCTGGAATATCGTAATACGGTTTCCACCGCTACACGATTTCTAAAGGAAATGGGGATAGAGGTGCGGTATTGA
- a CDS encoding tagaturonate epimerase family protein, whose product MIETLLSLFFDVGIKSFFKKDFRERQALFLCIKDKSEALNDIHILGSEKVLERTLFFICLDVRRSEKFLVLLSDKVIEPQFIGVIRSYKNIYYQIVPINWENTKVLHRLFPFTKPISLRAKKTTFGCGDRIGLATAGHIQAISAYGEVYPVLAQQSIRELNLTKRNYRDIIAEVSFQVFQEGFERGYGADGDHLKTIEDINLALDAEMPMITLDLSDHLHPAVFKWSDDEIVRSFAKLSLDDRNFVIDLFLGKKWEIKGEQYVPSQTEIERCTLIYLEAIRYTKIVDDHLQDRRGHDYDLEISIDETTTPTLPFHHLFVATCLSALNVRFTSLAPRFIGEFQKGIDYLGNINEFRKQFVQHVAIADYFGFYKISVHSGSDKYSVFRIIGDVTRMKLHVKTSGTSWLEALRVVATTDPALYRKIHKKALCFFDTASGYYHVTCQLEKIPPLSEITDGQLVAYLDHDDSRQLLHISYGGILNDLQLRFDFFTTIFENLDMLDRYERENMERHLKKLNGG is encoded by the coding sequence ATGATAGAGACATTATTAAGCCTTTTTTTTGATGTTGGAATAAAGAGTTTTTTCAAGAAAGATTTTCGGGAAAGGCAAGCATTATTTTTATGCATAAAAGATAAGTCGGAAGCTCTGAACGATATTCATATTTTAGGAAGTGAAAAAGTTTTGGAGCGAACCCTTTTTTTTATTTGTCTTGATGTCCGACGCAGTGAAAAATTTTTGGTGCTTCTTTCTGACAAGGTAATCGAACCCCAATTTATTGGCGTGATTAGATCTTATAAAAACATATATTATCAGATTGTTCCCATTAATTGGGAAAACACAAAAGTGCTCCACCGTCTTTTTCCCTTTACAAAGCCCATCTCCCTTCGCGCAAAAAAAACGACATTCGGGTGTGGAGATAGGATTGGCTTGGCGACTGCCGGCCATATTCAAGCCATCAGCGCATATGGCGAGGTATATCCGGTTCTGGCTCAACAATCGATTCGTGAACTTAATCTTACAAAACGAAATTATCGTGATATTATTGCTGAGGTAAGCTTTCAGGTTTTTCAGGAAGGATTTGAGCGTGGCTATGGTGCTGATGGTGATCATCTAAAAACCATCGAGGATATTAATCTTGCCCTGGATGCCGAGATGCCGATGATAACCCTTGATCTTTCCGATCATCTACATCCTGCTGTATTCAAATGGTCTGATGATGAGATAGTTAGATCATTTGCTAAATTGTCTCTTGATGATCGTAATTTTGTCATCGATCTTTTTCTGGGAAAGAAATGGGAGATTAAGGGTGAACAGTACGTTCCCTCCCAAACAGAGATAGAAAGGTGCACATTGATCTATCTTGAGGCAATCCGTTATACGAAGATAGTCGATGATCATCTTCAGGATCGAAGGGGGCACGATTACGATCTTGAGATCAGCATAGATGAAACGACGACTCCGACGTTGCCTTTTCACCATCTTTTTGTGGCAACTTGTCTATCGGCACTGAATGTGCGCTTTACTTCTCTTGCTCCCAGGTTTATTGGAGAATTTCAAAAGGGGATTGATTACCTGGGTAATATAAACGAATTTCGAAAACAATTCGTGCAGCATGTTGCTATTGCTGACTATTTTGGCTTTTACAAAATTTCTGTTCATTCCGGAAGCGATAAATATTCAGTTTTCAGAATCATTGGAGATGTGACTCGGATGAAACTGCATGTGAAAACATCGGGGACAAGTTGGCTGGAGGCTTTACGAGTTGTTGCAACAACGGATCCAGCGCTATACCGAAAGATTCATAAAAAAGCTTTATGTTTTTTTGATACCGCATCTGGGTATTATCATGTTACTTGCCAATTAGAAAAAATTCCTCCACTGTCAGAGATCACAGATGGCCAACTTGTTGCTTATTTGGATCATGATGATTCGCGACAATTATTGCACATATCATACGGCGGTATATTAAATGACCTACAGCTTCGGTTTGACTTCTTCACAACAATATTTGAAAATCTTGATATGCTGGATAGGTATGAGCGGGAAAATATGGAACGACATTTGAAAAAACTGAATGGAGGATAA
- the crcB gene encoding fluoride efflux transporter CrcB, with amino-acid sequence MWVLVGGGLGAASRYLISLTAGRLFGDTFAWGTMTVNLVGCFFIGFIVGLADRTMLPRVLKVVLVTGFLGGFTTFSSFSLESVRMFLAGSFGRGMANLAVNVVVGLVLTLAGLVTASRI; translated from the coding sequence ATGTGGGTACTGGTGGGAGGAGGCCTTGGTGCCGCCAGCCGATATCTCATCTCCCTGACCGCCGGTCGGCTGTTTGGAGACACCTTTGCATGGGGTACCATGACGGTAAACCTGGTCGGCTGCTTTTTTATCGGTTTTATCGTGGGACTGGCCGACCGTACGATGCTTCCCAGAGTGTTGAAGGTCGTTCTTGTAACCGGCTTTCTCGGAGGCTTCACAACCTTCTCCTCTTTCTCTCTCGAATCCGTACGTATGTTTCTTGCCGGATCTTTCGGACGAGGAATGGCGAATCTTGCTGTAAATGTGGTGGTAGGTCTGGTGCTTACCTTGGCAGGTCTTGTTACGGCAAGCCGCATATAG
- the iolO gene encoding 5-keto-L-gluconate epimerase, translating to MKISICLSTNPAKFSAVSFKGNLEKNIKTIRDLGFDGVELAIRDPACIDQSKILDLAVQCGLSIPAIGTGQAWGEEGLSYTDPDEKVREQAIERTLSHIPFAERCGAVIIIGLLRGIYPETIRHETAIKWMKEAFSICCAAARKSAVEIAFEPINRFEVNSLHSVREGLAFIESVGADNLGMLLDTFHMNIEEPNIEESIRLAGDRIFHFHYADSNRLYPGAGHLDFHSILESLYSTGYTGFISGEHMPDSDAELSAKKGINYLRGLFAE from the coding sequence GTGAAAATATCAATTTGTCTGTCTACAAATCCAGCTAAATTTTCTGCGGTAAGTTTTAAAGGTAACCTGGAAAAAAATATAAAGACAATCCGTGATCTGGGTTTTGACGGTGTTGAATTGGCCATACGTGATCCTGCATGCATTGATCAGAGCAAAATTCTTGATCTGGCAGTACAGTGTGGACTAAGCATCCCGGCAATCGGTACTGGGCAAGCATGGGGTGAGGAAGGTCTATCATACACTGATCCCGATGAAAAAGTGAGAGAGCAAGCCATAGAGCGGACGCTCTCTCATATCCCCTTTGCCGAGAGATGTGGTGCAGTCATAATTATCGGTTTGTTACGCGGTATCTATCCCGAAACGATACGCCATGAAACAGCGATCAAGTGGATGAAAGAAGCGTTTTCTATCTGCTGTGCTGCTGCCAGGAAATCAGCGGTAGAAATCGCGTTTGAACCGATAAACCGATTCGAAGTGAACAGCTTACATTCGGTGCGAGAAGGATTAGCCTTTATCGAGAGTGTAGGTGCAGATAATTTAGGTATGCTTCTCGATACGTTCCACATGAATATTGAGGAACCGAATATCGAAGAAAGTATTCGTTTGGCCGGGGATAGAATATTTCATTTCCATTATGCCGATTCCAATAGATTATATCCCGGAGCCGGACATTTGGATTTTCATTCCATTCTGGAAAGTCTCTACTCCACAGGTTACACAGGTTTCATATCGGGAGAGCACATGCCGGATTCCGATGCGGAGTTGAGTGCTAAAAAGGGTATCAACTATTTGCGAGGCTTGTTTGCCGAGTAA